The Rhodocytophaga rosea genome has a segment encoding these proteins:
- the porZ gene encoding type IX secretion system anionic LPS delivery protein PorZ, protein MKLYCLVAVYLLITVQALAQNIPVGTWRTHLSYSSIHTIAIAGEQVYAAADNGYFVYDKATSSSTILSRQDGFSDTQVSRLAYNSSTQTLLIAYTNGNIDLLRDNTITNIDDLATSTAIPDKQVNHIFFNGNLAYLSTNFGVVVLDIEKQEIKETYLNLGASGSAIRTYAMAMVNNTLFLASSQGILTAPATGVNLLDYNNWVLAGPSQGIPAKAAISLASRQEKVYASLENDGLYMYENSQWQKIDLPATTQGYTIKESLGFITVSTPGKVLVLDANNNIQEIQNSLIQQPYEAAFDAENKLWIADGVNGLLSNESGTFAQYVPNGPASNSIWQLLSYKENILAVPGGFSSTYTALNQSGTLSIFTSAGWENYYGATTDPGHQIPVVQDLVNAAYNPADDQLYMAAFGDGVLVTQPGQSSTIFNASNSPLQSSPAGDIKITDIQVDATGNVWMAIYGAAAGSASLYMKKTDNSWQSYNFSSTAARFPTSLLIDDAGYKWMPLASPPGGIWVFDEKNNRSRYLTTTPPGQGSLPSSIVSAITADKEGQVWVGTDRGIAVFFNPFAIFENSGFDAIEPIFERRPLLRDESITAITVDGGNRKWIGTRNGLWLFTPDGSELIHHFTRQNSPLLSDIIRDVQIQPVTGEVFIATDKGIVSYRGTATEGGSTHSDVKIFPNPVRPGFEGLITISGLVAQAEVKITDITGRLIYETKAQGSTAVWNGRDYTGRKAATGIYLIFSSDTEGKETFVSKIAIIE, encoded by the coding sequence ATGAAATTATACTGCCTTGTTGCGGTTTATCTTTTAATCACCGTTCAGGCGCTTGCCCAGAACATTCCGGTAGGAACCTGGCGTACACACCTCTCCTATTCTTCTATCCATACCATAGCCATTGCCGGCGAACAGGTTTACGCCGCAGCAGATAATGGATATTTTGTATATGACAAAGCTACCAGCAGCAGCACCATACTGTCCAGGCAGGATGGGTTCAGCGATACACAAGTAAGCAGGTTGGCCTATAATTCCTCTACCCAGACGCTTTTGATCGCCTACACAAATGGGAATATTGACTTGTTACGGGACAATACCATTACCAATATCGATGATCTGGCTACATCTACAGCTATTCCTGATAAACAGGTTAATCACATTTTTTTCAATGGGAATCTGGCCTATTTATCTACTAATTTTGGAGTGGTTGTATTGGATATAGAAAAACAGGAGATTAAAGAAACCTATCTCAACCTGGGTGCAAGTGGTAGTGCCATCCGGACATATGCCATGGCTATGGTCAATAATACTTTGTTTCTGGCTTCTTCCCAGGGCATATTAACAGCTCCAGCGACAGGTGTAAATTTGCTCGATTATAATAACTGGGTCCTTGCCGGACCTTCTCAGGGAATACCTGCAAAAGCCGCAATTTCTCTGGCCAGTCGGCAAGAAAAAGTATATGCCAGTCTGGAAAATGATGGCTTATATATGTATGAGAATAGCCAGTGGCAAAAAATAGATCTGCCTGCAACAACGCAGGGATATACAATCAAAGAATCACTAGGATTTATTACGGTTAGTACTCCTGGGAAAGTTCTGGTGCTGGATGCAAACAACAATATACAGGAGATACAAAATAGCTTAATCCAGCAACCATACGAAGCTGCCTTTGATGCAGAAAACAAACTCTGGATAGCTGATGGGGTAAATGGCTTGCTCAGCAATGAGTCAGGCACTTTTGCACAATATGTACCTAATGGGCCAGCCAGCAATTCTATATGGCAGTTACTGTCATATAAAGAAAATATACTCGCTGTGCCTGGTGGTTTTTCCAGTACCTATACCGCCTTAAACCAGTCTGGAACGCTTTCCATTTTTACCTCTGCTGGTTGGGAGAATTATTATGGTGCAACAACAGATCCAGGCCACCAGATTCCGGTGGTGCAAGATCTGGTAAATGCTGCTTATAACCCGGCTGATGACCAACTCTATATGGCTGCTTTTGGTGATGGTGTGCTGGTAACTCAGCCAGGACAATCAAGTACCATATTTAATGCTAGTAATTCTCCGCTGCAATCTTCTCCTGCCGGAGATATAAAAATCACTGACATACAAGTGGATGCCACAGGAAATGTCTGGATGGCAATTTATGGCGCTGCTGCCGGAAGTGCTTCACTGTATATGAAGAAGACAGATAATTCCTGGCAATCTTACAATTTTTCCAGTACTGCCGCCCGTTTCCCCACTTCACTGCTAATAGATGATGCTGGGTATAAATGGATGCCACTGGCTTCTCCTCCTGGAGGAATCTGGGTGTTTGATGAGAAAAACAACCGCAGCAGATACCTAACTACCACTCCTCCTGGGCAAGGTAGTCTGCCTTCCAGTATTGTATCGGCTATCACTGCAGATAAAGAAGGCCAGGTATGGGTGGGCACTGACCGGGGTATTGCTGTATTTTTTAATCCCTTTGCTATATTTGAAAACAGTGGGTTTGATGCTATTGAGCCCATTTTTGAACGCCGCCCCTTATTGCGCGATGAAAGTATTACCGCAATCACTGTAGATGGCGGAAACCGGAAATGGATAGGTACCAGGAATGGGCTATGGCTATTCACCCCGGATGGCAGTGAACTTATTCATCATTTTACCAGGCAAAACAGCCCCTTATTGTCGGATATTATACGCGATGTGCAAATTCAGCCGGTGACCGGAGAGGTGTTTATCGCAACGGACAAAGGTATTGTTTCATACCGGGGAACCGCAACGGAAGGAGGAAGCACTCATTCAGATGTGAAAATATTTCCCAATCCGGTACGGCCAGGTTTTGAGGGACTGATTACTATATCCGGACTGGTAGCACAGGCAGAGGTCAAAATAACAGATATTACTGGCCGGCTAATCTACGAAACCAAAGCACAGGGCAGTACGGCTGTCTGGAATGGCAGAGATTATACCGGCCGGAAAGCAGCCACGGGAATCTATTTGATTTTCAGTTCTGATACAGAAGGAAAAGAAACGTTTGTAAGCAAAATTGCCATCATCGAATAG
- a CDS encoding thymidine kinase: protein MFIEPRLERQQPGRNNRTGWIEVICGSMFSGKTEELIRRLNRAKIAKQQVEIFKPAVDTRYHESDVVSHNATAIRSTPVYASQEIILLAGNSDVVGIDEAQFFDEGIVEICIALANSGKRVIVAGLDMDFEGKPFGCMPALIAVAEFVTKVHAICAVCGNVASFSFRLVPSKAKVLLGETESYEARCRKCFNEGMARIKKHIS, encoded by the coding sequence ATGTTTATAGAACCCCGCTTAGAAAGACAACAGCCTGGAAGAAACAACCGTACGGGCTGGATAGAAGTGATCTGTGGTTCTATGTTTTCAGGCAAAACAGAAGAACTCATACGCCGCCTGAACCGGGCCAAAATTGCTAAACAACAGGTAGAAATTTTCAAGCCAGCTGTAGATACCCGTTACCACGAATCCGACGTTGTCTCTCATAATGCTACTGCTATTCGCTCCACTCCTGTATATGCTTCCCAGGAAATTATATTGCTTGCCGGCAACTCAGATGTGGTGGGCATAGACGAAGCTCAGTTTTTTGATGAAGGCATTGTGGAAATATGTATTGCTCTGGCCAATAGCGGAAAACGGGTGATTGTAGCCGGCCTTGACATGGATTTTGAGGGAAAACCATTTGGGTGTATGCCTGCCTTAATAGCAGTAGCCGAATTTGTAACCAAAGTACATGCTATTTGTGCCGTGTGCGGCAATGTAGCCTCTTTCTCTTTCCGTCTGGTGCCTTCTAAAGCAAAGGTGCTGCTCGGCGAAACAGAAAGCTATGAAGCCAGGTGCCGCAAGTGTTTTAATGAAGGAATGGCCAGGATAAAGAAACATATATCTTAG
- a CDS encoding radical SAM protein, producing the protein MMSTHTVVAPATLQLPEQTVYKADGMPSLPHFQPTILQSPLRRYIANRRLRFRELMILISCMPHPIKLYKALQKIAQLRELYFGQSIPKKLAYVGGRYYWGFHSPGWPSHSFTEYLTHTIQQLEPQQPDERTLHMAFVAITKKCPLACEHCFEWDNLNKREKLSVNDLKKIVSSLQEKKIAQIHFSGGEPMLRMQDMMEVMRTAKPGTDFWVITSGYHFTADNAQLLKKAGLTGVSVSLDHYLAAEHNAFRHYNDAFDNAIQAVGHAHQAGLVVSLSLCVTQNMASEEHLMQYARLANQLGVAFIQLLEPRAVGHYAGRPVSLTEDQVQVLHRFYEKLNFDPAFDGWPIITFHGYHQRRAGCSGAGFRFLYIDTDGDVHACPFCQKKSGSAINESMDTCLNRLSERGCHVFEQAKNLVEGNGIRVK; encoded by the coding sequence ATGATGAGTACTCACACAGTTGTTGCGCCTGCCACCCTACAGTTACCTGAGCAAACAGTGTACAAAGCGGATGGGATGCCCAGCCTTCCTCACTTTCAGCCTACCATCCTCCAATCTCCACTCAGGCGCTATATAGCCAACCGGCGGCTCAGGTTCCGGGAACTGATGATTTTAATATCCTGCATGCCTCACCCGATAAAGTTATACAAGGCGTTGCAAAAAATAGCTCAACTCAGGGAGTTGTATTTTGGACAGTCGATTCCTAAAAAGCTTGCCTATGTGGGTGGGCGGTATTACTGGGGCTTTCATTCCCCAGGCTGGCCTTCGCATTCATTCACTGAATATCTCACCCACACCATTCAGCAACTGGAACCTCAACAGCCAGATGAGCGCACCTTGCATATGGCATTTGTAGCTATTACTAAAAAATGCCCTCTGGCCTGCGAACATTGTTTTGAATGGGACAATCTGAATAAGCGAGAAAAACTATCTGTTAATGACCTGAAGAAAATAGTTTCCTCTCTCCAGGAGAAAAAGATCGCCCAGATTCATTTTAGTGGTGGTGAACCTATGTTGCGGATGCAGGATATGATGGAAGTAATGCGTACAGCCAAACCAGGCACCGATTTCTGGGTAATTACTTCAGGCTACCATTTCACTGCAGATAATGCACAATTGTTAAAAAAAGCTGGGCTTACAGGTGTTTCTGTTAGTCTGGATCATTACCTGGCAGCCGAACATAATGCATTCCGCCATTACAATGATGCTTTCGACAATGCCATACAAGCCGTTGGCCATGCACATCAGGCTGGCTTGGTAGTTAGTTTGTCCTTGTGTGTAACTCAGAATATGGCTAGCGAAGAACACCTGATGCAGTATGCCAGGCTGGCCAACCAATTGGGCGTTGCCTTTATTCAATTGCTGGAACCACGGGCAGTTGGTCATTATGCAGGAAGACCGGTATCACTCACAGAAGATCAAGTGCAGGTATTACACCGGTTTTATGAGAAACTGAATTTTGATCCGGCGTTTGATGGATGGCCGATTATAACGTTCCATGGCTATCATCAGCGACGGGCTGGTTGTAGTGGGGCCGGTTTCCGGTTTTTATATATTGATACCGACGGAGATGTACATGCCTGTCCTTTTTGCCAGAAGAAAAGCGGAAGTGCCATTAATGAATCTATGGATACATGCCTGAACCGCTTAAGCGAAAGAGGTTGTCATGTATTTGAACAGGCGAAAAACTTGGTGGAGGGTAATGGTATTAGAGTCAAATAG
- a CDS encoding cold-shock protein produces MPKGTVKFFNNSKGFGFIKPSDGGDDIFVHVSALVDEIRENDQVTYDVETGKKGKNAVNVKVVD; encoded by the coding sequence ATGCCAAAAGGTACAGTAAAATTTTTTAATAACTCAAAAGGATTTGGGTTTATTAAGCCCTCAGATGGAGGCGATGACATATTTGTTCACGTGAGCGCTCTGGTTGACGAAATCAGAGAGAACGATCAGGTAACGTATGATGTGGAGACAGGGAAAAAAGGTAAAAATGCAGTAAATGTAAAAGTAGTAGACTAA
- a CDS encoding S1 family peptidase gives MKTLFIVCCMLGLVACSKSVEERSHTVVDIVNGNTITLKNGLTVQLIGVEDTPEAKEYLSENILDKKIRFATDRSNTYTIKSSNQEVFAYIKTIKGVSINAELLKRRLSPLNKEYLTDSLRAFQGYVNEDMTATTSAGKNKEIPEEQTKLPESAKKTPEPRSLRQLVRIAEPCVFLIYSLDEEGNTTGSGTGFFINEHGLAVSNYHVFKGSAQYKIKTREGKYFPVSSIIHSDEDTDYIIFKVDIDQSPYLQLSEELPEKGEDIFVLGNPKGLESTVTRGVVSAFRSLHTKNDYIQIDAAISPGSSGSPVMNMQGQVIGIATAKLDECESCNFAVNIRLVEKNLDAQPD, from the coding sequence ATGAAAACCCTGTTTATTGTTTGTTGTATGTTAGGTTTAGTTGCCTGTAGCAAATCGGTGGAAGAGCGTAGCCATACGGTAGTAGATATTGTAAATGGCAATACTATTACGTTGAAAAACGGCCTCACCGTTCAACTGATCGGCGTGGAAGATACACCAGAAGCCAAAGAATATCTGTCAGAAAATATACTCGACAAAAAAATCCGGTTTGCCACCGACCGGAGCAATACCTATACCATCAAAAGCAGTAATCAGGAAGTGTTTGCCTATATCAAAACGATTAAAGGCGTTTCCATTAATGCAGAACTGCTCAAACGCCGCTTAAGTCCCTTAAACAAAGAATACCTCACCGATAGCCTCCGGGCTTTTCAGGGATACGTAAATGAAGACATGACGGCCACTACCTCAGCCGGAAAAAATAAAGAAATTCCAGAGGAACAAACCAAATTACCTGAATCCGCCAAAAAAACACCGGAACCCCGATCACTCCGCCAGCTGGTGCGGATAGCTGAACCTTGTGTGTTTCTGATCTATTCTCTGGATGAAGAAGGAAATACAACTGGCAGTGGAACCGGCTTTTTCATTAACGAACATGGACTGGCGGTGAGTAACTATCATGTATTCAAAGGTTCAGCCCAGTACAAGATCAAAACCCGCGAAGGCAAGTATTTCCCTGTCTCCAGCATCATTCACTCTGATGAAGATACTGATTATATCATTTTCAAAGTCGATATAGATCAGTCGCCCTATTTGCAATTATCGGAGGAGTTACCGGAAAAAGGAGAAGATATTTTTGTATTGGGTAATCCAAAAGGGCTGGAAAGCACTGTTACCAGGGGTGTGGTATCTGCCTTCAGAAGCCTGCATACAAAAAATGATTATATACAGATAGATGCGGCAATTTCTCCGGGCAGCAGCGGCAGCCCGGTGATGAATATGCAGGGACAGGTAATCGGTATTGCTACTGCCAAACTCGACGAGTGTGAAAGCTGTAATTTCGCTGTCAACATCCGGCTGGTCGAAAAAAACTTAGATGCCCAGCCGGATTAA
- a CDS encoding 3-hydroxyanthranilate 3,4-dioxygenase: protein MSIQRPFNFTRWIEENRHLLKPPVGNQQVYKGNEDFIVMVVGGPNSRKDYHYNEGEEFYYQLEGEIVLKIIEDDKPVDIPLKAGDIFLLPGKVPHSPRRTAGSVGLVMERYRKEGEIDGFMWFCENCGNKLYEEFAEVTDIVTQLPPIMNNFFNSIERRTCKKCGTVMEKP from the coding sequence ATGTCTATACAGAGACCCTTTAATTTTACCCGTTGGATAGAAGAAAACCGTCATTTGCTGAAGCCACCTGTAGGCAACCAGCAGGTATATAAAGGCAACGAAGATTTTATTGTGATGGTAGTAGGCGGACCAAATTCCCGCAAAGACTATCACTACAATGAAGGGGAAGAATTTTATTACCAGCTGGAAGGCGAAATTGTGCTGAAAATTATTGAAGATGACAAACCAGTAGATATTCCCCTGAAAGCTGGCGATATATTTCTGTTGCCCGGGAAAGTGCCCCATTCTCCCAGACGTACCGCTGGTTCTGTCGGACTGGTGATGGAGCGTTACCGGAAGGAAGGAGAAATAGATGGATTTATGTGGTTTTGCGAAAATTGCGGCAATAAACTCTATGAGGAATTTGCCGAAGTAACTGATATTGTAACACAACTGCCGCCTATTATGAATAATTTTTTCAACTCTATCGAACGGAGAACCTGTAAGAAGTGCGGAACTGTAATGGAAAAACCCTGA
- a CDS encoding NFACT RNA binding domain-containing protein encodes MHNNYYYIRQLSAQLQSTLQGWTLETCFSQEKDELVIGFTNGSAEFYSKAVLTPGFACLVFPETFARARKNSVELFEELTGLPVKGVTQFLNERSFSVDFENEFRLLFKMHGNRSNIILFQKEEPVSLFHNKLGGDYEIKFEQLHRPLDQSFEAFVASNYQIQALFPTFGKPVLQYIQTAAYQQASPVEKWEIIQQILVQLENPVFYISQADVVPVLSLLPVKHVVHTTKSAIEAANLFYSLYAKVHTLATEKEEAIRLLNKRKAQTENYLAKTYDKLAQLEDAFKNEHLANILMANLHQIPARAEKVELLDFYHNQPITIKLKKDLSPQRNAEVYYRKAKNEKIEVGKIQEAIESKEQELQTLLTHIQAIQEIKHLKELRTYLKMHGISSEKAEPTPDQLFKKTEYMGYEIWIGKNAKNNDLLTQKYAFKEDLWLHAKDVTGSHVIVKYQAGKNFPEPVIERAAGLAAYFSKLRTDTLCPVIYTPKKYVRKPKGLPEGAVVIDKEKVMMVEPFPLK; translated from the coding sequence GTGCATAATAATTATTACTATATCCGGCAACTATCCGCACAGTTACAGTCAACACTCCAGGGCTGGACACTGGAGACTTGCTTCAGCCAGGAAAAAGATGAACTGGTGATAGGTTTTACAAATGGCTCAGCCGAGTTTTATAGCAAAGCGGTACTTACGCCTGGCTTTGCCTGCCTTGTTTTCCCAGAAACATTTGCGCGTGCACGTAAAAACAGTGTAGAGTTATTTGAAGAACTAACTGGATTGCCTGTAAAGGGTGTAACGCAGTTTCTCAATGAGCGCAGTTTTTCGGTGGACTTTGAAAATGAGTTCCGGCTTCTGTTCAAAATGCATGGCAACCGCTCCAACATTATTCTCTTTCAGAAAGAAGAACCTGTTAGCTTATTTCACAACAAACTAGGTGGCGATTACGAAATTAAGTTTGAGCAATTACACCGTCCCTTAGACCAGAGTTTTGAAGCATTTGTAGCGAGTAATTATCAGATACAGGCATTATTCCCCACATTTGGTAAACCCGTATTACAATACATTCAAACTGCGGCATATCAGCAAGCCTCTCCAGTAGAGAAGTGGGAGATAATTCAGCAAATATTGGTGCAATTGGAAAATCCTGTTTTTTATATCTCGCAGGCGGATGTTGTTCCGGTACTTTCGCTGTTGCCTGTTAAACATGTGGTACATACCACAAAAAGTGCAATTGAGGCGGCTAATCTGTTTTATAGTTTGTATGCGAAAGTACATACGCTGGCCACCGAAAAAGAAGAAGCCATCCGCCTGCTCAACAAAAGAAAAGCACAAACGGAGAATTACCTGGCCAAAACCTATGATAAACTTGCCCAACTGGAGGATGCTTTTAAAAATGAACACCTAGCCAATATTCTGATGGCAAATTTGCACCAGATACCTGCCCGGGCTGAAAAAGTGGAATTACTGGATTTTTATCACAACCAGCCTATCACTATTAAGCTCAAAAAAGACCTGAGTCCGCAGCGGAATGCAGAAGTATATTACCGCAAAGCGAAAAATGAAAAGATAGAAGTAGGCAAAATTCAGGAAGCTATCGAAAGCAAAGAGCAAGAACTACAAACTCTCCTGACTCATATACAAGCCATCCAGGAAATCAAGCACTTAAAAGAACTCCGTACCTATCTGAAAATGCATGGCATCAGCAGTGAAAAAGCCGAACCCACCCCAGACCAGTTATTCAAGAAAACGGAATATATGGGATACGAAATCTGGATTGGAAAAAACGCCAAAAACAATGACCTGCTCACCCAGAAATATGCCTTTAAAGAAGATTTATGGCTCCATGCCAAAGATGTAACTGGTTCCCATGTGATTGTGAAATACCAGGCTGGCAAAAATTTCCCAGAGCCAGTCATTGAGAGAGCAGCCGGACTAGCCGCTTATTTCTCTAAACTTCGTACCGACACCCTTTGTCCGGTAATTTATACACCTAAAAAATACGTCCGTAAACCCAAAGGCTTGCCAGAAGGAGCCGTGGTAATAGATAAGGAAAAAGTGATGATGGTAGAACCCTTTCCATTGAAATAA
- a CDS encoding MBL fold metallo-hydrolase has translation MLVTFLGTGTSQGVPVIACECEVCRSLDFRDKRLRVSVHLQIGDTSLIIDSGPDFRQQVLRERIKTLDALLFTHEHKDHTAGMDDIRSYNFRLKKDMPIYGRDTVIEQLKREFNYIFSDFKYPGVPRVEINVIENKPFNVQGIEVIPVEVLHYRLPVFGFRIGDFTYITDANFIAEEELQKIRGSKVIVLNALQKEDHISHFTLAQAVALLEELQPEKGFLTHISHKLGLHAEVEKELPPFIRLGYDGLKFEV, from the coding sequence ATGCTGGTTACATTTCTGGGTACTGGTACTTCTCAAGGTGTTCCTGTTATTGCCTGCGAATGCGAAGTATGTCGTTCTCTGGACTTTCGTGACAAGCGCCTCCGGGTTTCGGTTCATCTGCAAATCGGCGATACCAGTCTCATTATCGATTCTGGCCCTGATTTCCGGCAACAGGTACTCCGGGAACGTATTAAAACGCTGGATGCCCTGCTGTTTACCCATGAGCACAAAGATCATACGGCCGGCATGGATGATATCCGCTCGTATAATTTCCGGCTGAAAAAAGACATGCCTATTTATGGCCGGGATACGGTAATTGAGCAGCTCAAACGGGAGTTTAACTATATTTTCTCCGATTTTAAGTACCCTGGTGTTCCAAGGGTAGAGATCAATGTAATAGAAAATAAACCGTTTAATGTACAGGGTATAGAAGTAATTCCGGTTGAAGTGCTGCATTACCGCCTTCCGGTTTTTGGCTTCCGTATCGGCGATTTCACTTATATTACCGATGCCAACTTTATTGCCGAAGAAGAACTGCAAAAAATCCGGGGCTCGAAAGTAATTGTGCTCAATGCCCTCCAGAAAGAAGACCATATTTCTCATTTTACTCTGGCACAAGCCGTTGCCTTGCTAGAGGAACTACAGCCAGAAAAAGGCTTTCTTACCCACATCAGCCACAAACTGGGGCTACATGCCGAAGTCGAAAAAGAGCTGCCTCCTTTTATCCGCCTAGGATATGATGGATTAAAATTTGAAGTGTAG
- a CDS encoding response regulator — MAAAKKVLIAEDSSVIQNLTKKILQFQNFEISAVKNGEQVLKTLEKENIDIILMDINMPVMDGMECARRVRALPDASKANIPIVAITGNAKNYSMEDFKKAGITDYLQKPLDFDKLVSVVKELTAQS; from the coding sequence ATGGCCGCAGCTAAAAAAGTACTGATCGCCGAGGATAGCTCCGTGATACAGAATCTGACAAAAAAGATTTTACAGTTCCAGAATTTCGAAATTTCTGCTGTAAAAAACGGAGAGCAGGTATTAAAAACATTAGAGAAAGAAAATATTGATATCATCCTGATGGATATAAACATGCCGGTAATGGATGGAATGGAGTGTGCCCGCCGGGTACGAGCTCTGCCAGATGCCAGCAAAGCCAATATTCCAATCGTTGCTATTACCGGAAATGCCAAAAACTATTCCATGGAAGATTTTAAGAAAGCCGGTATCACCGACTATCTGCAAAAACCCCTGGATTTTGACAAGCTGGTAAGTGTGGTAAAAGAACTGACCGCCCAGAGTTAA